The following are from one region of the Populus trichocarpa isolate Nisqually-1 chromosome 8, P.trichocarpa_v4.1, whole genome shotgun sequence genome:
- the LOC7494901 gene encoding cytochrome P450 714C2 isoform X1, which produces MELLLLLLPKVTVAVALIGLVSIVIRMCDALIFKPEKLRSKLRNQGIRGPPPAFLLGNIRDIKKARSKVSKASREGEQVISHNSSNTPFSFFEQWSKKYGSTFMFSLGNIQILHMNHPDAVKEISICTSLDLGKPSYQVKERGPLLGQGILTSNGAIWQHQRKILAPEFYLENVKNFMSIMVESSNIVVDSWTKRIESEGGVVDINVDEDMRSFSGDVISKACFGSNYAKGEEIFLKLRALQGAMSKKALSSGIPILRALPTKSNREVWRLEKEVRALILKEVKEEKEQTSKDLLEIILKGAKDSETSQAEMDRFVVDNCKNIYLAGYETTSVTAQWTMMLLGSNPEWQDRVRAEVLEVCGGQMPDADMVRRMKTLTMVIHESLRLYPPVCVISREALQDMKFGDIFVPKGVNVWTLIVTLHQDPEIWGSDADKFNPERFANGVSGACKHPHVYMPFGVGPRTCLGQHFAMAELKILIATIVSNFSFTISPKYIHAPALWLVIEPEHGVNLLIKKL; this is translated from the exons AtggagctgctgctgctgctgctgcccaAGGTCACAGTTGCCGTTGCTCTTATCGGCCTTGTCAGCATTGTCATACGGATGTGTGATGCTCTAATATTCAAGCCAGAAAAGCTTCGTTCGAAGCTACGAAATCAAGGTATCCGAGGTCCACCGCCTGCATTTTTGCTTGGAAACATACGGGACATTAAGAAGGCACGATCTAAGGTCTCAAAAGCATCACGGGAAGGAGAACAAGTGATAAGTCATAATTCTTCCAACACTCCCTTCTCATTCTTCGAGCAATGGAGCAAGAAATATG GTTCAACATTCATGTTCTCGCTTGGGAACATACAGATATTGCATATGAACCATCCTGATGCGGTGAAGGAAATCAGCATCTGCACTTCCTTAGACTTGGGGAAGCCTTCTTACCAAGTAAAAGAGCGCGGTCCTCTGCTTGGCCAAGGTATTCTGACCTCAAATGGTGCAATATGGCAACATCAGAGAAAGATCCTTGCTCCTGAATTTTACTTGGAGAATGTCAAG AATTTCATGAGCATCATGGTCGAATCCTCGAATATAGTAGTTGATTCGTGGACTAAAAGGATTGAAAGTGAGGGAGGAGTTGTGGACATCAACGTTGATGAAGACATGAGAAGCTTCTCTGGAGATGTGATTTCAAAAGCATGTTTTGGGAGTAATTATGCCAAAGGAGAAGAGATATTCCTCAAGCTTAGAGCTCTTCAAGGAGCCATGTCAAAGAAAGCTTTGTCTTCTGGGATTCCCATTTTGAG GGCTCTACCAACTAAGAGCAACAGAGAAGTTTGGAGATTAGAGAAAGAAGTGCGTgctttaattttgaaggaagtgaaggaagaaaaggaacaaacaTCGAAGGACCTGTTAGAAATAATCCTGAAAGGAGCCAAGGATAGTGAGACAAGCCAAGCTGAAATGGACCGTTTCGTTGTTGACAATTGCAAGAACATATACTTGGCTGGCTATGAAACAACTTCAGTCACTGCACAATGGACAATGATGCTTTTGGGATCAAATCCTGAATGGCAAGATAGAGTTCGAGCCGAGGTGCTTGAGGTCTGTGGGGGGCAAATGCCTGATGCTGACATGGTTCGCAGGATGAAAACA TTGACGATGGTGATTCATGAATCTCTGCGCCTCTACCCTCCAGTTTGTGTGATATCCAGGGAGGCGTTACAGGACATGAAATTTGGAGACATTTTTGTGCCCAAGGGTGTCAACGTTTGGACCTTGATTGTAACCCTACACCAAGACCCTGAAATATGGGGATCTGACGCTGACAAGTTCAATCCTGAGAGGTTTGCCAATGGGGTCAGTGGCGCCTGCAAGCATCCTCATGTTTACATGCCCTTTGGTGTTGGGCCACGGACATGTCTCGGACAGCATTTTGCCATGGCAGAACTCAAAATCCTCATCGCAACGATCGTTTCCAATTTCTCCTTCACTATATCACCCAAATACATTCACGCCCCAGCTCTTTGGTTGGTTATAGAACCTGAGCATGGAGTGAATCTTCTCATTAAAAAGCTGTGA
- the LOC7479834 gene encoding glucomannan 4-beta-mannosyltransferase 9, producing the protein MDRLSSASNMFPAGRDGVTGQIGLIWQVIIEPLIVPVLKLLVVVCLGMSIMLFIERVYMGVVIVFVKLFGKKPNKRYKWEPIKDDIELGNSAYPMVLVQVPMYNEKEVYQLSIGAACGLSWPSDRIIIQVLDDSTDPAIKSMVEVECQRWASKGINIKYEIRDNRNGYKAGALKEGMKHSYVKQCDYVAIFDADFQPEPDFLWRTIPFLAHNPEIALVQARWKFVNSDECLMTRMQEMSLDYHFTVEQEVGSATYAFFGFNGTAGVWRISAVNEAGGWKARTTVEDMDLAVRASLKGWKFVYVGDLKVKNELPSTFKAYRYQQHRWSCGPANLFRKMAIEIVKNKKVSLWKKCYVIYSFFFVRKIVAHIVTFLFYCVVLPATVLVPEVTVPKWGAVYIPSVVTLLNAVGTPRSLHLMVFWILFENVMSLHRTKATFIGLLEAGRVNEWVVTEKLGDALKAKLPAKATKKPRIRIGERLHLLELCAGAYLFFCGCYDFAFGKNRYYIFLFLQSIAFFIAGFGYIGTFVPHS; encoded by the exons ATGGATCGTTTATCATCTGCTAGTAACATGTTTCCTGCCGGTCGGGATGGTGTTACCGGCCAAATTGGATTGATTTGGCAAGTAATAATAGAACCATTGATCGTGCCGGTCTTGAAATTATTGGTGGTAGTGTGTTTGGGCATGTCAATAATGCTTTTCATTGAAAGAGTGTACATGGGGGTTGTTATAGTTTTTGTGAAGTTGTTTGGGAAAAAACCAAATAAGAGGTACAAATGGGAGCCTATAAAGGATGATATTGAGCTTGGTAACTCAGCTTATCCTATGGTTCTGGTGCAAGTTCCAATGTACAATGAAAAGGAG GTTTATCAGTTGTCTATTGGAGCTGCCTGTGGGCTTTCTTGGCCGTCCGACCGGATCATAATCCAAGTTCTTGATGACTCAACAGACCCTGCCATCAAG AGCATGGTGGAAGTAGAATGTCAGAGATGGGCAAGCAAAGGCATCAATATAAAGTATGAGATCAGGGACAACAGGAATGGATACAAGGCAGGAGCTCTCAAAGAAGGCATGAAGCACAGCTATGTTAAACAATGTGACTATGTGGCCATATTTGATGCTGATTTTCAGCCTGAACCTGACTTTCTTTGGCGCACCATACCATTTCTAGCTCACAATCCTGAAATTGCTCTTGTTCAAGCTCGCTGGAAATTCG TCAATTCTGATGAGTGCTTAATGACAAGGATGCAAGAGATGTCATTGGATTACCATTTCACTGTGGAACAAGAAGTGGGGTCTGCTACCTATGCTTTCTTTGGATTCAATG GTACTGCTGGTGTGTGGAGAATATCAGCAGTCAATGAAGCTGGAGGGTGGAAGGCTCGAACAACGGTAGAGGACATGGATTTGGCTGTCAGGGCTAGCCTCAAAGGCTGGAAGTTTGTTTATGTTGGTGACCTCAAG gtgaaaaatGAATTGCCAAGCACTTTCAAAGCATATCGATATCAGCAACATAGATGGTCTTGTGGGCCAGCAAATCTCTTCAGGAAAATGGCTatagaaatagtaaaaaacaaG AAAGTGTCATTGTGGAAGAAATGTTATGTGATCTACAGTTTCTTCTTCGTCCGCAAGATTGTGGCACATATTGTCACGTTTTTATTCTACTGCGTTGTTTTGCCTGCAACTGTTCTGGTTCCTGAAGTAACTGTTCCTAAATGGGGAGCTGTCTATATTCCTTCAGTTGTAACTCTCCTCAATGCTGTTGGAACCCCTAG ATCACTCCATCTGATGGTTTTCTGGATCCTATTTGAGAATGTTATGTCTCTGCACCGGACAAAGGCGACATTCATAGGTCTTCTGGAGGCAGGAAGAGTGAATGAATGGGTTGTCACTGAAAAATTAGGAGATGCTCTTAAGGCCAAATTACCTGCTAAAGCTACCAAGAAACCGCGGATAAGGATCGGAGAAAG ATTACATTTGCTAGAACTCTGTGCTGGAGCCTATCTCTTCTTCTGTGGATGCTATGATTTTGCCTTTGGAAAGAACAGATATTACATATTCCTCTTCCTCCAATCCATTGCCTTCTTCATTGCAGGATTTGGTTACATTGGCACCTTTGTCCCCCACTCTTAG